A genomic region of Planococcus kocurii contains the following coding sequences:
- a CDS encoding PolC-type DNA polymerase III produces MTNEQDSKMRFNLLLQHLDLTDDVHMPFFEEAELTRMTVHKKERSWKFLVKLKNILPIDLYLLVKERLYSTFSPIASVQLTIETTQETAQENLVLSYWKYAVEELADMAPPLRDRLLSQVPVWNGNKLLLQCNHQHEMMALKSKYSEKLAAVYRQFGFPHVAIDFQLSDENQEAAHEAFMAERLREEEEMARKALSDMKKRETNQRENGAPSGPFQMGTAIKPDENIVEIKSITDEERRVTVEGYVFDAEVRELRSGRSLLTVKITDYTDSILIKMFSRDKEDAELMANAKKGMWLKARGSIQTDTFVRDLVMMAQDMVEIKPELRRDTAEEKRVELHLHTPMSQMDAVSSVDSLVSQAAKWGHPAIAITDHAGVQSFPDAYAASKKHGIKAIFGLEANLVDDGVPIAYEERHALLEEETFVVFDLETTGLSAVYDTIIELAAVKIKGGQIIDKFESFANPHHELSSTTIELTGITDDMVKNAPEVEEVIRKYHEWAGDHIMVAHNASFDMGFLYVCYKKYGIDKKHATIDTLELARMLHPELKSHRLNTLAKKFGIELTQHHRAIYDTEATSYLLTHLLKEADQKGILYHDQINDYVGSGDAYKRARPTHCTLLAQNQEGLKNLFKLVSASHIDYFYRVPRIPRSLLQKHRNGLLVGSGCDKGEVFEAVMQKSMEEVEKAAQFYDYLEVHPKEVYSHLIEREMIRDEWNLEDIIRKLVKISRKLEIPLVATGNVHYLDETDAIFRQVLIGSQGGANPLNRTKLPKVHFRTTNEMLDAFEFLGSETAHELVVANSLKISDMIDVVKPIKDELYTPKIEGADEEIRELSYNMAKQIYGLPLPEIVEARIEKELKSIIGHGFAVIYLISHKLVKKSLDDGYLVGSRGSVGSSLVATLTEITEVNPLPPHYICRKCKKSEFFDDGSVSSGFDLKDKNCPDCDVPYQKEGQDIPFETFLGFKGDKVPDIDLNFSGEYQSKAHNYTKELFGEDNVFRAGTIGTVAEKTAYGYVRGYANDRDMTLRGAEIDRLVQGCSGVKRSTGQHPGGIIVVPDYMDIYDFSPIQFPADAQDSEWKTTHFDFHSIHDNLLKLDILGHDDPTVIRMLQDLSGIDPKTIPTDDPEVMKIFAGPESLGVTKEQIGCKTGTLGIPEFGTRFVRQMLEETKPNTFSELVQISGLSHGTDVWLSNAQELIQNGTCQLSDVIGCRDDIMVYLIYQGLESSLAFKIMESVRKGKGLTPEFEEAMKKEGVPNWYIESCKKIKYMFPKAHAAAYVLMAVRIAYFKVHFPVLYYAAYFTVRAEDFDVNAMAKGSQAIRTVVSEINAKGLEASTKEKNLLTVMELTLEMVERGYTFQKVDLYKSSADEFIIEGNSLIPPFNAIPGLGTNAAKSIVAAREHGEFLSKEDLQQRGRVSKTIIEYMDDHGCLEGMPEANQLSLF; encoded by the coding sequence ATGACAAACGAGCAAGACTCCAAAATGCGATTCAACTTGCTGCTTCAGCATCTCGACTTAACGGACGATGTGCACATGCCTTTTTTTGAAGAGGCTGAATTGACACGGATGACGGTCCATAAAAAAGAGCGGTCGTGGAAATTTCTTGTGAAATTGAAGAATATCCTGCCGATTGATTTGTACTTATTAGTTAAAGAGCGACTTTATAGTACCTTTTCTCCGATTGCTTCCGTTCAATTAACTATTGAAACAACGCAAGAAACAGCACAAGAGAATCTTGTGTTGTCTTACTGGAAATACGCGGTTGAAGAATTAGCAGACATGGCACCTCCACTGCGTGATCGCTTATTGTCGCAAGTACCTGTATGGAATGGCAATAAACTATTATTACAATGCAATCATCAACATGAAATGATGGCGTTAAAATCAAAATACAGCGAAAAACTAGCAGCAGTATACCGTCAGTTTGGATTTCCACATGTCGCGATCGATTTCCAACTGTCTGACGAAAATCAGGAAGCTGCCCACGAAGCATTTATGGCAGAGCGTCTACGTGAAGAAGAAGAAATGGCTAGAAAAGCACTATCAGATATGAAAAAACGAGAAACCAACCAGAGAGAAAATGGAGCTCCTTCAGGACCATTCCAGATGGGTACTGCTATCAAGCCAGATGAAAATATTGTAGAGATTAAATCCATCACTGATGAAGAGCGCCGAGTGACAGTTGAAGGTTACGTCTTTGATGCAGAAGTGAGAGAACTTCGAAGTGGACGTTCGCTGTTAACAGTTAAAATAACGGATTATACTGATTCAATTCTTATCAAGATGTTCTCGCGTGATAAAGAAGATGCTGAACTCATGGCTAATGCGAAAAAAGGCATGTGGTTAAAAGCGCGCGGCTCGATCCAAACGGACACTTTTGTTCGTGATTTAGTCATGATGGCGCAAGATATGGTTGAGATCAAACCGGAACTTCGCCGGGATACAGCAGAAGAAAAGCGTGTCGAATTGCATTTGCATACACCGATGAGTCAAATGGATGCTGTGTCTTCTGTCGATTCACTCGTCAGTCAAGCGGCTAAATGGGGACATCCAGCAATCGCAATTACCGATCATGCTGGAGTGCAATCATTTCCGGATGCCTATGCTGCCAGTAAAAAACATGGCATTAAAGCAATATTTGGTTTAGAAGCAAATTTAGTAGACGACGGGGTACCGATTGCTTATGAAGAGCGTCATGCGTTATTAGAAGAAGAAACGTTTGTGGTATTTGACTTAGAGACAACAGGGTTGTCTGCTGTATACGACACCATTATTGAACTAGCTGCTGTAAAAATTAAGGGCGGCCAAATTATTGATAAGTTCGAAAGCTTTGCCAACCCTCATCATGAGCTGTCATCGACGACAATTGAGTTGACGGGCATTACAGACGACATGGTCAAGAACGCACCAGAAGTGGAAGAAGTGATTCGCAAATACCATGAATGGGCAGGCGATCATATTATGGTTGCCCATAATGCTTCATTCGATATGGGCTTTTTATACGTATGCTATAAAAAATACGGTATCGATAAAAAGCATGCCACCATTGATACGTTAGAACTGGCCCGCATGCTCCATCCAGAGTTGAAAAGTCACCGGTTAAACACCTTGGCTAAGAAATTTGGCATTGAGCTGACACAACATCACCGAGCCATCTATGATACAGAAGCGACTTCGTATTTATTGACGCATCTGTTAAAAGAAGCAGATCAAAAAGGGATTCTTTATCACGATCAAATCAATGACTATGTCGGTAGTGGGGATGCGTACAAACGTGCACGTCCAACTCACTGTACGTTACTTGCGCAAAACCAAGAAGGATTAAAAAACCTATTCAAGCTGGTGTCTGCTTCACATATCGATTATTTCTACCGAGTGCCGCGTATTCCGCGTTCACTATTGCAAAAACATCGAAATGGGCTGTTAGTCGGTTCAGGTTGTGATAAAGGTGAAGTATTTGAAGCGGTCATGCAAAAATCAATGGAAGAAGTTGAAAAAGCAGCGCAATTTTATGATTATTTGGAAGTTCATCCAAAAGAGGTTTACTCGCATTTAATCGAACGAGAAATGATCCGTGATGAATGGAACTTGGAAGACATTATCCGGAAATTAGTGAAAATCAGCCGTAAATTAGAGATTCCTCTGGTTGCTACTGGCAATGTCCATTATTTAGACGAGACAGATGCTATTTTCCGACAAGTGTTGATTGGGTCTCAAGGTGGAGCCAATCCACTGAATCGAACCAAATTACCAAAAGTACATTTTAGAACGACAAATGAAATGCTAGATGCTTTTGAATTTCTTGGAAGTGAAACAGCGCACGAACTAGTTGTAGCAAATTCCTTGAAAATTTCAGACATGATTGATGTTGTGAAACCCATTAAGGATGAATTGTATACACCGAAGATTGAAGGAGCCGATGAAGAGATCCGTGAGTTGAGCTACAACATGGCAAAACAGATTTATGGATTGCCTTTACCAGAAATCGTAGAGGCGCGTATTGAAAAAGAACTAAAGTCCATTATCGGTCACGGATTTGCGGTTATTTACTTGATTTCACATAAGCTTGTTAAAAAGTCATTGGACGATGGCTATCTAGTAGGTTCTCGTGGGTCGGTTGGTTCTTCGCTCGTCGCAACATTAACAGAGATTACGGAAGTAAATCCGTTGCCGCCACATTACATTTGTAGAAAATGCAAAAAATCAGAGTTCTTTGATGACGGTTCGGTAAGCTCTGGGTTTGACTTAAAAGACAAAAATTGTCCGGATTGCGACGTGCCATATCAAAAAGAAGGTCAAGATATTCCGTTTGAAACCTTCTTAGGATTTAAAGGGGATAAAGTTCCCGATATTGATCTGAACTTTAGCGGTGAATATCAATCAAAAGCCCACAACTATACAAAGGAATTATTCGGTGAAGACAATGTATTCCGTGCAGGAACGATCGGTACGGTTGCGGAAAAAACAGCCTATGGGTACGTGCGGGGATATGCAAATGATCGTGATATGACGTTGCGCGGAGCAGAAATCGATCGTCTGGTGCAAGGATGTTCGGGCGTTAAACGAAGTACCGGACAGCATCCAGGAGGAATTATTGTCGTACCTGATTATATGGACATCTATGATTTTTCGCCGATACAGTTTCCGGCAGATGCGCAAGACTCTGAATGGAAAACAACGCATTTTGATTTCCATTCGATTCACGATAATTTATTGAAGCTTGATATACTTGGTCACGATGACCCGACAGTTATTCGCATGCTACAAGATTTATCAGGAATCGATCCGAAAACCATCCCGACCGATGATCCTGAAGTGATGAAAATATTCGCTGGACCAGAATCGCTCGGTGTAACGAAAGAACAAATTGGTTGCAAAACGGGGACACTTGGCATTCCTGAATTTGGTACGCGATTTGTGCGCCAGATGTTAGAAGAAACAAAGCCAAATACATTCTCGGAACTGGTTCAGATTTCAGGACTTTCTCACGGGACAGACGTTTGGTTGAGTAACGCGCAAGAATTAATTCAAAACGGAACTTGTCAGCTGTCCGATGTAATTGGTTGCCGTGATGACATCATGGTTTACTTGATTTATCAAGGGCTTGAATCTTCATTAGCGTTTAAAATTATGGAGTCAGTCCGAAAAGGTAAAGGGTTAACGCCTGAATTTGAGGAAGCGATGAAAAAAGAGGGTGTGCCGAACTGGTACATCGAGTCATGCAAAAAGATTAAGTATATGTTCCCGAAAGCCCACGCTGCTGCTTATGTATTGATGGCGGTAAGAATTGCTTATTTCAAAGTACATTTCCCGGTTCTTTATTACGCGGCTTACTTTACGGTTCGTGCGGAAGATTTCGATGTCAATGCTATGGCCAAAGGATCACAAGCGATTCGGACTGTAGTTAGCGAAATTAATGCCAAAGGATTGGAGGCTTCGACAAAAGAGAAAAACTTATTAACGGTTATGGAACTGACACTCGAAATGGTGGAGCGTGGCTATACTTTCCAAAAAGTCGATTTGTATAAATCCTCTGCAGATGAATTTATTATTGAAGGAAATAGCCTGATTCCTCCTTTTAATGCCATTCCAGGACTCGGGACCAATGCGGCAAAATCAATCGTTGCTGCACGCGAGCATGGAGAGTTTTTATCAAAAGAAGATTTGCAGCAACGTGGTCGTGTTTCAAAAACAATCATCGAATACATGGATGATCACGGTTGCCTTGAAGGCATGCCTGAGGCGAATCAGCTATCCTTGTTCTAG
- the rimP gene encoding ribosome maturation factor RimP, whose amino-acid sequence MSKITEQIEKIVQPITSELALELVDVEFLKEGRDWFLRVYVDNPEAPIDIDQCALVSEKLSEILDQLDPIEQNYFLEVSSPGAERPLKKEKDFEKALTKFIYIKTYEPVEDAKEFEGYLKSYDDEQVEIEIKIKTRRKIINIAKDKIAVIRLAIDFSVKPD is encoded by the coding sequence ATGAGCAAAATTACAGAACAAATCGAGAAAATAGTACAACCCATTACCAGTGAATTAGCATTGGAACTTGTAGACGTGGAATTTTTAAAAGAAGGTCGCGACTGGTTTTTACGAGTATATGTGGATAATCCAGAAGCACCTATCGATATTGACCAATGCGCTTTAGTAAGCGAAAAGTTGAGCGAAATTTTGGATCAATTAGATCCGATTGAACAAAACTATTTCTTGGAAGTTTCATCTCCAGGTGCTGAACGTCCATTGAAGAAAGAAAAAGACTTTGAAAAAGCCCTTACTAAATTTATCTACATCAAAACCTATGAACCGGTTGAAGATGCTAAAGAGTTTGAAGGTTATTTAAAGTCCTACGATGATGAACAAGTAGAAATTGAAATTAAAATCAAAACACGCAGAAAAATAATTAATATCGCAAAAGACAAGATCGCAGTGATCCGTTTAGCCATTGATTTTTCTGTAAAACCTGATTGA
- the nusA gene encoding transcription termination factor NusA, giving the protein MSSELLDAFEVLEKQKGISREVLIEAIEAALVTAYKRNFNQAQNVRVDLNLNTGTMLVYSRKDVVEEVEDERLHISLEDAKVINPAYELGDIVEQEVTPRNFGRIAAQTAKQVVTQRVREAERGLIFEEFVDRADDIVNGIVERMDARNLYVGLGKVEAVLPQTEQMPNEHYKPHDRIKVYITKVERTTRGPQVFVSRTHPGLLRRLFENEVPEIYDGIVEIKSIAREAGDRSKISVFAHRDDIDPVGSCVGSKGGRVQTIVNELSGEKIDIVEWSEEPVVFVANALSPSKVLDVQVNEEAKSTTVVVPDYQLSLAIGKRGQNARLAAKLTGWKIDIKSETDARELGIYPNENSSIELVESGEELDDFDFYEEKE; this is encoded by the coding sequence ATGAGCAGTGAGTTATTGGATGCTTTTGAAGTACTAGAGAAACAAAAAGGGATTTCACGTGAAGTCTTGATTGAAGCGATTGAAGCGGCATTAGTAACAGCATACAAACGGAATTTTAACCAAGCGCAGAATGTTCGTGTAGACTTGAACTTGAACACAGGAACAATGCTGGTTTATTCACGTAAAGATGTTGTAGAAGAAGTAGAAGATGAACGTCTTCACATCTCATTAGAAGATGCTAAAGTTATTAATCCAGCTTATGAACTAGGAGATATCGTGGAACAAGAAGTAACACCACGAAACTTCGGTCGTATTGCTGCACAGACAGCCAAACAAGTTGTTACTCAGCGCGTTCGTGAGGCTGAGCGTGGCTTAATCTTTGAAGAGTTTGTTGATCGTGCAGATGATATCGTAAACGGTATCGTTGAGCGTATGGACGCTCGTAATTTATACGTTGGACTTGGCAAGGTTGAAGCTGTGTTACCGCAGACAGAACAAATGCCAAATGAACATTACAAACCGCATGACCGCATTAAAGTGTACATCACGAAAGTAGAACGCACGACACGCGGACCACAAGTGTTTGTATCACGTACACATCCAGGACTACTGCGCCGTTTATTCGAAAACGAAGTGCCTGAAATTTATGATGGCATTGTTGAAATCAAATCAATTGCACGCGAAGCAGGAGATCGCTCGAAAATTTCCGTTTTTGCCCACCGTGATGATATTGATCCAGTAGGTTCGTGCGTTGGATCTAAAGGTGGTCGTGTTCAGACAATCGTTAACGAATTAAGTGGAGAAAAAATCGATATTGTAGAATGGTCAGAAGAACCGGTCGTTTTTGTAGCAAATGCGCTTAGCCCATCTAAAGTATTAGATGTACAAGTAAACGAAGAAGCAAAATCCACAACCGTTGTTGTGCCTGACTATCAACTATCTCTTGCTATCGGTAAACGTGGACAAAATGCCCGTTTAGCAGCGAAGTTAACAGGTTGGAAAATCGATATTAAAAGTGAAACAGATGCACGCGAACTAGGAATTTATCCAAACGAAAATTCTAGCATTGAACTAGTTGAATCTGGCGAAGAACTAGACGATTTTGATTTTTACGAAGAAAAAGAATAA
- the rnpM gene encoding RNase P modulator RnpM — MALQKKIPLRKCVATGEMHPKKEMTRVVRSKEGEVSVDLTGKKSGRGAYLSKSEDAIATARKKKVLDKQLEVKVPDEIYDELIRVVLREQLK, encoded by the coding sequence TTGGCTCTGCAAAAGAAAATTCCATTACGGAAGTGTGTAGCTACAGGCGAGATGCATCCTAAAAAAGAAATGACCCGCGTTGTCCGTTCGAAAGAAGGCGAGGTATCCGTCGATTTGACAGGCAAAAAATCAGGACGCGGCGCATATCTTTCGAAATCGGAAGATGCCATCGCGACTGCCCGCAAAAAGAAAGTACTGGACAAGCAACTAGAAGTTAAAGTTCCAGACGAAATTTATGATGAGTTAATTCGCGTCGTTCTTAGAGAGCAGTTGAAATAA
- a CDS encoding YlxQ family RNA-binding protein produces MNKQKILQLLGLATRARMTISGEEMSVSEVRKGKAKLVIISEDASDNTHKKLHDKCKSNGVELRVFGSRYELGHAIGKEERVVIAITDSGFAKKLISLIEEINRGRADDQNSST; encoded by the coding sequence ATGAACAAACAAAAAATCCTTCAATTACTTGGATTAGCCACACGTGCAAGAATGACTATTTCAGGTGAAGAGATGTCCGTGAGTGAAGTTCGAAAAGGGAAAGCGAAATTAGTAATTATTTCTGAAGACGCTTCTGATAATACACACAAGAAGTTGCACGATAAATGTAAATCCAATGGAGTAGAACTCCGTGTTTTTGGATCCCGGTATGAATTGGGACATGCGATAGGTAAGGAAGAGCGAGTAGTAATTGCAATCACAGATTCTGGATTTGCAAAAAAACTAATCAGCTTAATTGAAGAAATTAATCGGGGGCGAGCAGATGACCAAAATTCGAGTACATGA
- the infB gene encoding translation initiation factor IF-2, with the protein MTKIRVHEYAKKVDKPSKEIINELSKLNVKVPNHMATLEDTDVTKLDGIYKNASAGQRTQAPSSPSRPSSQGPSRPSGSQSRPSQGQSRPSQGGQSRPSQGGQSRPSGQSQSRPAAAPSQGQSRSQGNGQRPTAPAKTGSNFTPKAAKPTAGPGQRSSGRPGGGNRNGFQNRNRKGKQQQPVNPLPPMPKKEKELPAKITFSESLTVAELAKKLGREPSEIIKKLFMLGAMATINQELDKDTIELICAEYEVEVEEEILVDKTDLEVYFEPEDENLNEERPPVVTIMGHVDHGKTTLLDSIRNTKVTAGEAGGITQHIGAYQVVDNGKKITFLDTPGHAAFTTMRARGAKVTDIAIIVVAADDGVMPQTVEAINHAKAAEVPIIIAVNKMDKPSANPDRVMQELTEHGLVAEAWGGETIFVPISALTGDGIDSLLEMILLVSEVGELKANPARRAIGTVIEAELDKGRGSVATLLVQDGTLKVGDPIVVGNTFGRVRAMVSDIGRRVKEAGPSTPVEITGLNDVPQAGDRFVVFEDEKTARQVGETRATSALQVQRSEKTRVTLDNLFDQLKQGEMKELNLIVKADVQGAVEAMAASLLKLDVEGVNVKIIHTGAGAITESDVSLAAASNAIVIGFNVRPDANAKRAADAEGVDIRLHRIIYKVIEEIEFAMKGLLDPEFEEKIIGQAEIRSTFKVSKVGTIAGSYVTEGKITRDSGVRVIREGIVVFEGEIDTLKRFKDDAKEVAKGYECGITIKNFNDVKELDIIEAYIMEEIVRK; encoded by the coding sequence ATGACCAAAATTCGAGTACATGAATACGCGAAAAAAGTAGATAAGCCAAGTAAAGAAATTATCAATGAATTGTCAAAGCTTAATGTTAAAGTGCCAAACCATATGGCGACATTAGAAGATACAGATGTGACAAAGTTGGACGGCATTTACAAAAACGCTTCAGCTGGACAGCGCACACAAGCACCATCAAGCCCGTCACGTCCATCATCACAAGGCCCGTCACGTCCATCGGGAAGTCAATCCCGTCCGTCACAAGGCCAATCACGCCCATCACAAGGTGGACAATCCCGTCCGTCACAAGGCGGACAGTCACGCCCATCAGGACAAAGTCAATCCCGTCCGGCAGCAGCTCCTAGTCAAGGACAATCCCGTTCACAAGGGAATGGCCAACGACCAACAGCACCAGCCAAAACAGGATCAAACTTTACGCCAAAGGCAGCTAAACCAACAGCAGGTCCGGGTCAACGTTCTTCAGGTCGTCCTGGTGGTGGAAACCGTAACGGCTTCCAAAACCGTAACCGTAAAGGCAAACAGCAACAACCGGTAAATCCGTTGCCACCAATGCCTAAAAAAGAAAAAGAGTTACCAGCTAAAATTACTTTCAGTGAGTCATTGACAGTAGCTGAGCTGGCAAAAAAATTAGGACGCGAGCCGTCTGAAATTATTAAAAAATTATTCATGCTTGGTGCAATGGCTACCATTAACCAAGAATTGGATAAAGATACAATTGAATTAATTTGTGCTGAATATGAGGTTGAAGTAGAAGAAGAGATCTTGGTGGATAAAACCGATCTTGAAGTTTATTTTGAACCAGAAGATGAAAATCTTAATGAAGAGCGTCCACCAGTTGTCACAATTATGGGGCACGTTGACCATGGTAAAACAACTTTGCTGGATTCAATCCGCAACACGAAAGTGACTGCTGGAGAAGCAGGTGGAATTACGCAACATATTGGTGCTTACCAAGTAGTTGACAACGGCAAAAAAATCACGTTCCTGGACACTCCTGGACACGCAGCGTTTACAACAATGCGTGCGCGCGGAGCAAAAGTGACTGACATTGCGATTATCGTTGTAGCGGCTGATGATGGCGTTATGCCACAAACGGTAGAGGCGATTAACCATGCCAAAGCTGCAGAAGTTCCAATTATTATCGCAGTCAACAAAATGGATAAGCCAAGTGCAAATCCTGATCGTGTCATGCAAGAATTGACTGAACATGGACTAGTGGCAGAGGCTTGGGGTGGCGAAACAATCTTCGTTCCAATTTCTGCTTTAACTGGAGACGGCATCGATTCATTACTTGAAATGATCTTACTAGTTTCAGAAGTTGGCGAACTAAAAGCAAATCCCGCACGTCGTGCAATTGGTACAGTGATTGAAGCAGAGCTTGATAAAGGTCGCGGTTCTGTTGCAACTCTTCTAGTACAAGATGGAACATTAAAAGTTGGAGATCCGATTGTTGTCGGAAATACATTTGGTCGCGTTCGGGCAATGGTGTCTGATATTGGCCGCCGCGTAAAAGAAGCGGGACCATCAACACCAGTTGAAATTACCGGTTTGAATGATGTACCTCAAGCGGGTGACCGTTTTGTTGTCTTCGAAGATGAGAAAACTGCTCGTCAAGTGGGAGAAACACGTGCAACTTCAGCGCTTCAAGTTCAGCGTTCTGAGAAAACACGCGTTACACTTGATAACTTGTTTGATCAATTGAAACAAGGCGAAATGAAGGAGTTAAACTTGATCGTCAAAGCTGACGTTCAAGGAGCCGTTGAAGCAATGGCTGCATCTCTTCTTAAACTTGATGTAGAAGGCGTCAATGTGAAAATTATCCACACGGGTGCTGGTGCGATTACAGAATCTGATGTTTCATTGGCAGCTGCTTCAAACGCTATCGTTATTGGTTTTAACGTTCGTCCAGATGCAAACGCAAAACGTGCTGCTGATGCTGAAGGCGTGGACATCCGTTTACACCGCATTATCTATAAAGTAATTGAAGAAATCGAATTTGCTATGAAAGGATTGCTTGATCCTGAATTTGAAGAAAAAATTATCGGACAAGCAGAAATCCGTAGTACATTCAAAGTTTCTAAAGTCGGAACAATTGCCGGAAGCTATGTAACTGAAGGCAAGATCACGCGTGATAGCGGCGTCCGTGTCATTCGTGAAGGAATCGTTGTATTTGAAGGCGAAATCGATACGTTGAAACGTTTTAAAGACGACGCGAAAGAAGTAGCAAAAGGATACGAATGTGGGATCACAATTAAAAACTTCAATGATGTTAAAGAGTTAGACATTATCGAAGCGTATATTATGGAAGAAATCGTACGCAAATGA
- a CDS encoding DUF503 domain-containing protein: protein MILYMECEFFIPTAHSLKDKRAVVKSMLTRSKQKFNVSTAEIDHQNVWQRTRLAFVIVSSSKEVADNEMAQVLYYLESNPAWECLEFEKEYL from the coding sequence ATGATCCTGTATATGGAATGTGAATTTTTCATTCCAACTGCACATTCGTTAAAAGATAAACGGGCAGTAGTGAAGAGTATGCTGACCCGTAGCAAGCAAAAATTCAATGTTTCTACAGCAGAGATTGATCACCAAAATGTATGGCAGCGAACCCGCCTTGCTTTTGTTATTGTTTCTTCATCAAAAGAAGTGGCAGATAATGAAATGGCACAAGTTCTTTACTATTTGGAAAGCAATCCTGCATGGGAATGCTTGGAGTTTGAAAAAGAATATTTGTAA
- the rbfA gene encoding 30S ribosome-binding factor RbfA: MTMRANRVAEQMKKELSDIISRKLKDPRIGFVTVTDVEVTGDLQQATVYISVLGEDHAKEQTLLGLTKSKGFIRSEIGQRIRLRKTPELSFEIDSSVAYGNRIDTLLRGIQEPKED, encoded by the coding sequence ATGACAATGCGCGCGAATCGTGTAGCTGAGCAGATGAAAAAAGAGCTTAGTGATATCATCAGTCGAAAACTGAAAGATCCACGTATCGGATTTGTCACTGTAACAGATGTTGAAGTTACAGGAGATCTCCAGCAGGCAACTGTATACATCAGCGTATTAGGCGAAGACCATGCAAAAGAACAGACATTGCTTGGGTTGACGAAGTCAAAAGGATTTATTCGCTCCGAAATTGGACAGCGGATCCGTCTCCGTAAAACTCCTGAATTGTCTTTTGAAATCGATTCATCGGTTGCGTACGGCAATCGAATTGATACGTTATTGCGTGGTATTCAAGAACCAAAAGAAGATTGA
- the truB gene encoding tRNA pseudouridine(55) synthase TruB yields MALNGILPLWKEKGMTSHDCVFKLRKILQTKKVGHTGTLDPEVDGVLPICIGNTTKVAEYITDQGKTYEAEVTIGYSTDTEDATGETVETDASEKVITRAQVAEVLLQLTGNIKQIPPMYSAVKVNGKKLYEYARQGIPVERPERIVSIDSIELLDDDQRWIGEKISFNIRIRCGKGTYIRTLAVQIGEALGYPAHMSRLTRTESGKFSEKDCVTLAEVAELAQNGHMDDILKPLSYGLSAFPFLEIEQQQVFAVKNGQVLARHAILDEMGFVALTYKGQPVALYKNHPEKADKMKPEKMFGFPTADEV; encoded by the coding sequence ATGGCGCTAAATGGAATTTTACCATTATGGAAAGAAAAAGGAATGACTTCCCATGATTGTGTTTTTAAACTCAGAAAAATTCTTCAAACAAAAAAAGTAGGACATACCGGCACACTAGACCCTGAAGTGGATGGGGTATTGCCGATTTGTATCGGAAACACGACCAAAGTGGCTGAATATATTACGGACCAAGGCAAGACCTATGAAGCTGAAGTGACAATTGGCTACTCAACAGATACAGAAGATGCTACAGGTGAAACAGTTGAGACAGATGCTTCTGAAAAAGTGATTACGCGAGCGCAAGTGGCAGAAGTTTTGCTGCAGCTGACCGGTAACATTAAACAAATTCCACCGATGTATTCAGCAGTCAAAGTAAATGGCAAAAAATTATACGAATATGCCCGTCAAGGAATTCCGGTTGAGCGACCTGAACGAATTGTGAGCATTGATTCGATTGAATTGCTTGATGACGATCAGCGATGGATCGGTGAAAAAATTAGCTTTAATATTCGCATCCGTTGTGGCAAAGGAACTTATATTCGGACATTGGCCGTGCAAATTGGGGAAGCGCTAGGTTATCCTGCGCATATGTCGAGACTAACACGCACAGAATCAGGGAAATTTAGTGAAAAAGATTGTGTAACACTTGCTGAAGTGGCTGAACTTGCTCAAAATGGGCATATGGATGATATTTTAAAACCGTTGAGTTATGGCCTAAGTGCGTTTCCGTTTTTGGAAATTGAACAGCAACAAGTTTTTGCTGTGAAAAATGGTCAAGTGTTAGCGCGCCACGCCATACTAGATGAAATGGGTTTTGTAGCTTTAACCTACAAGGGGCAGCCAGTGGCACTCTATAAAAATCACCCTGAAAAAGCGGATAAAATGAAACCTGAAAAAATGTTCGGTTTTCCGACAGCAGACGAGGTGTAA